A window of candidate division KSB1 bacterium contains these coding sequences:
- a CDS encoding TIGR00282 family metallophosphoesterase — MSKKVKILFIADIVGNPGFQIFEKLFPSLKKKYSPDFCIANGENLTEGRGVTDQDVGKLFLTGIDIITSGNHIWDTFKSVKVLKNDSRVLRPANYPKGNAGKGSSIITAKNEIKLGVLNLQGRTFMQAIDNPFQVALDEIRTLKQSTPLIFVDFHAEATAEKIAMGLYLDGKVSAVVGTHTHVQTADERILPKGTACITDAGMTGPYDSVIGMKKDVALHRFLYSTNRKYELASENLRLCGVCITIDLETNKAESIERINLP; from the coding sequence ATGTCCAAAAAAGTTAAAATTTTGTTTATCGCTGATATCGTAGGCAACCCGGGATTCCAAATATTTGAGAAGCTATTTCCATCCTTGAAAAAAAAATATTCACCTGATTTTTGTATAGCAAATGGTGAAAACTTGACGGAGGGAAGAGGTGTCACCGATCAGGATGTAGGCAAACTGTTTTTAACGGGGATAGATATAATTACAAGCGGAAATCATATTTGGGATACCTTCAAATCCGTAAAAGTTCTGAAAAACGATAGTAGGGTGTTGAGACCGGCAAATTATCCCAAAGGCAACGCGGGTAAAGGTTCATCCATTATTACCGCAAAAAATGAAATCAAACTTGGTGTATTGAATCTACAAGGCAGAACCTTTATGCAGGCTATAGACAACCCTTTTCAAGTTGCATTGGATGAAATAAGAACGCTTAAGCAATCGACACCACTAATTTTTGTAGACTTTCACGCCGAGGCGACAGCGGAAAAAATTGCTATGGGCTTGTACTTAGATGGGAAAGTAAGTGCCGTTGTTGGTACGCATACACATGTGCAAACCGCAGATGAACGAATACTTCCCAAAGGAACTGCTTGTATTACAGATGCAGGCATGACTGGCCCGTACGACTCAGTTATTGGTATGAAAAAAGATGTGGCGCTGCACAGGTTTCTCTATTCTACAAATAGAAAATACGAATTGGCTTCCGAAAATCTTCGATTATGTGGAGTATGTATAACAATCGACTTGGAAACCAATAAAGCAGAAAGTATCGAGAGAATCAATTTACCGTGA
- a CDS encoding bifunctional 5,10-methylene-tetrahydrofolate dehydrogenase/5,10-methylene-tetrahydrofolate cyclohydrolase — translation MSAKVINGKLIAAKIRKNLVERIESLRKNNVIPGLTVVQVGDNLASTVYVSRKEKTAKELGLNSETIHLPNSVSQQELLNIVDGLNNNPSIHGILVQMPLPGQIDPNLVIRRISPEKDVDGFHPENVGLLVLGTPRFIPCTPAGIMEMLSMEKIDPAGKNVVVLGRSNIVGKPMANLLLQKADGANATVTICHTKTKNLKQHTKNADILIVALGRAHAIDGGFLKQGAVVIDVGVNRIEDSSRKSGYRLVGDVEFESAKEFAAAISPVPGGVGPMTIIMLMVNTVMAAELI, via the coding sequence GTGAGCGCAAAAGTTATCAATGGAAAATTAATTGCCGCAAAAATAAGGAAAAACCTGGTTGAGAGAATTGAATCACTTAGAAAAAATAATGTGATCCCCGGGCTAACTGTTGTTCAGGTTGGAGACAATCTGGCATCGACTGTTTATGTTTCAAGAAAAGAAAAAACCGCAAAAGAATTAGGACTGAATTCCGAAACCATTCATTTGCCGAATTCTGTTTCGCAGCAAGAATTATTGAATATCGTAGATGGGCTCAATAATAACCCTTCCATTCATGGCATTTTGGTGCAGATGCCATTGCCAGGCCAAATCGATCCGAATCTGGTCATCCGACGTATTTCTCCGGAAAAGGATGTCGATGGATTCCATCCGGAAAATGTTGGACTTTTGGTTTTGGGCACACCAAGATTCATTCCATGTACTCCAGCAGGTATTATGGAAATGCTTTCAATGGAAAAGATCGATCCGGCCGGAAAGAATGTCGTTGTTTTAGGACGAAGTAATATTGTTGGCAAACCAATGGCTAATCTTTTATTGCAAAAAGCGGATGGTGCAAATGCAACTGTCACTATTTGCCATACCAAGACAAAAAATTTAAAGCAACACACAAAAAATGCGGATATCTTGATTGTAGCACTTGGCAGGGCACATGCCATCGATGGAGGATTTTTAAAACAAGGGGCTGTAGTAATCGATGTTGGTGTAAATCGTATTGAAGATTCATCCAGAAAATCAGGATATCGTCTAGTCGGAGATGTCGAATTCGAATCTGCTAAAGAGTTTGCTGCTGCTATATCTCCGGTTCCGGGAGGTGTTGGACCTATGACCATCATTATGTTAATGGTTAATACGGTGATGGCTGCTGAATTAATTTAG
- the rsgA gene encoding ribosome small subunit-dependent GTPase A — MEISDLGFDTHFWEQSLDFDPDIFCLARVTAVNRNNFLVRNEKGEVEAELTGKFLFEADSTLEFPTVGDWVLTQYHNENTSAIIHSILPRKSILKRKESGKKIDYQLIAANIDTAFIMQGFDQNFNLSRLERYLVMVCESNIRPLILLSKSDLLTREELELRITESNRLKREYGLIIFSNKTGHGLDEIRKKINEKNTYCLLGSSGVGKTTLLNNLIGKDQFTVNTVRDKDGRGRHTTSKRQLIKLEDGGLIIDTPGMRELGVFGVETGISETFDDIAELESQCRFSDCTHTHEIDCAVLKAVNDGIIDKNRFQNFLKIQKESDLYERSYVANRQRNKKFGKYYKQVIKDKKSSRR; from the coding sequence ATGGAAATATCAGATCTGGGTTTTGATACTCATTTTTGGGAACAGTCTCTCGATTTTGATCCAGATATCTTTTGCCTGGCAAGGGTAACTGCAGTCAACAGGAATAATTTTCTAGTTAGAAATGAAAAGGGTGAAGTCGAGGCTGAACTTACGGGTAAATTTTTGTTTGAAGCTGATTCTACTCTTGAATTCCCAACTGTTGGTGATTGGGTGTTAACCCAGTATCATAATGAAAATACCTCTGCCATAATTCACAGCATTTTACCGAGAAAATCGATTTTGAAAAGAAAGGAATCAGGAAAAAAGATCGACTACCAATTAATTGCTGCCAATATTGATACGGCTTTTATTATGCAGGGATTTGATCAAAATTTTAACCTGAGTAGACTGGAACGCTATTTGGTAATGGTGTGTGAAAGCAACATTCGCCCGCTTATTTTGTTAAGCAAATCTGACCTCTTAACAAGGGAAGAACTGGAGCTTAGAATTACTGAGAGTAACAGACTGAAGAGGGAATATGGTTTAATCATCTTTAGCAATAAAACCGGGCACGGATTAGATGAAATTCGGAAAAAAATAAATGAGAAAAACACGTATTGCTTATTGGGATCATCGGGGGTTGGCAAGACGACGTTGTTAAACAATTTAATCGGCAAGGATCAATTTACGGTAAATACTGTTAGAGATAAAGACGGAAGAGGAAGGCATACAACTTCAAAGCGTCAATTAATCAAACTGGAAGATGGTGGGCTCATTATCGATACGCCGGGGATGAGAGAACTGGGTGTTTTTGGTGTTGAAACCGGGATTTCCGAAACATTCGATGATATAGCTGAACTTGAAAGCCAATGTCGCTTCTCTGACTGCACGCATACTCACGAAATAGATTGTGCGGTTCTTAAAGCTGTCAACGACGGCATCATCGATAAAAATAGGTTTCAAAATTTTCTAAAAATCCAGAAAGAATCCGATTTATATGAAAGGTCTTATGTCGCAAACCGACAGAGGAATAAGAAGTTCGGTAAATATTATAAACAAGTTATTAAAGATAAAAAAAGTAGTCGCAGATAA
- a CDS encoding M1 family metallopeptidase, which produces MKLLRILFIIVLFFTLYFCCSSPNIELQVYDADKRRPIEGALVYLKEQHITFRTNVRGAVSIPAKYRNEIISIHAKDYQSLDINLSNNIENKISLKFDETLVNPLEQKLVFNKADTLRGAYGKYRENNDLLFYDLNIKLNIEEKFISGRNSIKFKMLRDDNRIQIDLFENMNVDSILFKGQKLSYTRDFNAVFIDFPAKLKEYSIHNIDFYYSGYPKETGRFGGIAFKVDSLGNPWIYTACQGIGASLWWPNKDQQPDEVDSMKISVAVPSELMDISNGRFMGKEDIGDGYTRYDWKVHYPINNYSVALNIGQYSHFSDKLGELTLDYYAMPYHLTQAKRQFQQAKPMLECFQKFFGEYPFMKDGFKLIEVPYSGMEHQSAVSYGNLFKNGYLGRDWTGVGVSMKFDFIIIHESGHEWFGNSVTANDVSDAWIQEGWCTYAEGIYVECMFGYEDAIKYLNGYKSKVKNKAPIIGPTSVNHWPTQDMYFKGALFLNTLRHVVDDDEKWWSLLKAYAENFKYKNIYTVDVINFFNQYFNRDFKSIFEQYLYHANLPVLQLKYNEEEVEYRWKVDVPDFDMPVKVRSKGEIFFIYPTSKWQSENLTEIEKEDWNIATDYFYIEVEEVSGNL; this is translated from the coding sequence ATGAAACTTTTACGCATATTATTCATTATTGTCCTCTTTTTTACACTTTATTTTTGTTGCTCAAGTCCGAATATCGAACTTCAGGTGTACGATGCAGATAAAAGAAGACCGATAGAAGGAGCCCTGGTTTATTTAAAAGAGCAACATATTACTTTTCGCACAAATGTTAGAGGTGCTGTTTCAATTCCTGCCAAATATCGGAATGAGATAATCAGCATTCACGCGAAGGATTACCAATCACTGGACATAAATTTATCAAATAACATAGAAAACAAAATATCCCTTAAGTTTGATGAAACTCTGGTAAACCCGCTTGAACAGAAGCTGGTTTTTAACAAAGCGGATACGCTCAGGGGAGCTTATGGCAAGTATCGTGAAAACAATGATTTATTGTTTTACGATCTGAACATCAAATTGAATATTGAAGAAAAGTTTATTTCGGGGAGGAATAGCATCAAATTCAAAATGTTAAGGGATGACAATAGAATTCAGATCGATCTTTTTGAAAACATGAATGTTGACAGCATCCTGTTTAAGGGGCAGAAATTGTCTTATACTCGGGATTTCAACGCTGTATTTATCGATTTTCCAGCGAAATTAAAAGAATATTCAATTCATAATATTGATTTTTATTACTCCGGTTATCCAAAAGAGACCGGTCGGTTTGGCGGTATTGCTTTCAAAGTAGACTCATTAGGCAATCCGTGGATTTATACTGCTTGTCAGGGTATTGGCGCCAGTCTTTGGTGGCCCAATAAAGACCAGCAGCCGGATGAAGTAGACAGTATGAAAATCAGCGTTGCCGTCCCATCCGAGCTAATGGATATTTCCAATGGTCGATTTATGGGAAAAGAAGATATCGGCGATGGTTATACTCGATATGATTGGAAGGTACATTATCCTATCAATAATTATTCCGTTGCTTTGAATATAGGACAATACAGCCATTTTTCAGATAAACTAGGTGAATTAACACTGGATTATTATGCCATGCCGTATCATTTAACCCAGGCAAAGAGGCAATTTCAACAAGCCAAACCCATGCTTGAGTGTTTCCAAAAATTCTTTGGTGAATATCCTTTCATGAAGGATGGCTTCAAGTTAATTGAGGTACCCTATTCGGGGATGGAGCATCAGAGTGCAGTCAGTTATGGCAATTTATTCAAGAATGGTTACTTGGGACGGGATTGGACTGGCGTTGGTGTGAGCATGAAATTTGATTTTATCATCATTCATGAAAGCGGGCATGAATGGTTTGGCAACAGTGTTACTGCCAACGACGTTTCCGATGCATGGATTCAAGAAGGGTGGTGTACTTATGCGGAGGGTATTTATGTAGAATGTATGTTTGGTTATGAAGATGCGATTAAATACTTAAATGGCTATAAGAGTAAAGTCAAGAATAAAGCTCCGATTATAGGGCCAACATCAGTGAATCATTGGCCAACACAGGATATGTATTTTAAAGGAGCATTGTTCTTAAATACCTTGCGGCATGTGGTGGATGATGATGAAAAATGGTGGTCATTATTAAAGGCATATGCTGAAAATTTTAAATATAAAAATATTTATACGGTAGATGTTATTAATTTTTTTAACCAATATTTTAATCGTGATTTTAAATCCATCTTCGAACAATATCTTTACCATGCTAATCTACCTGTGCTTCAATTGAAATATAATGAAGAAGAGGTTGAATACAGATGGAAGGTTGATGTGCCAGATTTCGATATGCCTGTAAAAGTGCGATCTAAAGGTGAAATATTTTTTATCTATCCGACATCAAAATGGCAATCTGAGAATTTAACGGAAATAGAAAAAGAAGATTGGAATATTGCTACGGATTATTTTTATATTGAGGTTGAGGAGGTTAGCGGAAATCTCTAA
- a CDS encoding Mth938-like domain-containing protein, protein MPKSSPHITHFSWGQIEIEGLDKAFKDAKIYPGGAREWDWNETGTHHEPGIQPTDVQELLEKGANVVVLSKGVYERLQVCPETLQLLNNNKVIFHVLQTEKAVTLYNQLCGNKSVGGLFHSTC, encoded by the coding sequence ATGCCTAAATCATCTCCACACATTACTCATTTTTCCTGGGGACAAATTGAAATTGAAGGCCTTGATAAGGCTTTCAAAGACGCAAAAATCTACCCTGGTGGTGCCAGAGAATGGGATTGGAACGAAACTGGCACTCACCATGAACCGGGGATTCAACCAACAGATGTACAGGAGTTGTTAGAAAAAGGAGCAAACGTCGTTGTGCTTTCAAAAGGCGTGTATGAGCGTTTACAGGTTTGCCCCGAAACGTTGCAATTATTAAATAACAACAAAGTAATTTTTCATGTTTTACAGACCGAAAAAGCGGTCACACTTTATAATCAATTATGTGGAAATAAATCTGTGGGTGGATTATTTCATTCAACTTGCTAA
- a CDS encoding GNAT family N-acetyltransferase, translating into MSGRQFNKHISKLDFFPLTSDRWDDFTQLFGERGACGGCWCMWMRLTRSVFEQQKGELNKNAIKEFVDSGNIPGLLAYQNDEPIGWISVAPREEFSVLQRSRILKPLDDKPVWSVACFFIDKKYRNQGLSVRLLHAAIEYVKQKGGEIVEGYPVEPKKDRMPAAFAWTGLASAFLAAGFSEKVRRSETRPIMRYLIN; encoded by the coding sequence ATGTCTGGTCGTCAATTCAATAAACACATTTCTAAATTGGATTTTTTTCCATTGACTTCTGATCGCTGGGATGATTTTACCCAATTGTTTGGCGAACGCGGTGCTTGCGGTGGCTGTTGGTGCATGTGGATGCGTTTAACGCGTTCTGTTTTTGAACAACAAAAAGGTGAATTGAATAAAAATGCGATCAAAGAGTTTGTCGATTCAGGCAACATTCCAGGCTTATTGGCTTATCAAAATGATGAACCAATCGGCTGGATATCAGTCGCTCCCCGGGAAGAATTTTCGGTTTTACAACGGTCGAGAATTCTAAAGCCACTTGATGATAAGCCGGTTTGGTCAGTGGCTTGTTTTTTTATTGATAAGAAGTATCGTAATCAAGGATTGAGTGTTCGACTTCTTCATGCAGCAATTGAATATGTAAAACAGAAGGGAGGTGAAATTGTTGAAGGCTATCCCGTGGAGCCCAAAAAAGATCGTATGCCGGCGGCTTTTGCCTGGACTGGATTGGCATCAGCTTTTCTGGCAGCCGGTTTTTCAGAAAAAGTGCGGCGATCTGAAACCAGACCTATAATGAGATATTTGATAAATTAA